A window from Gottschalkiaceae bacterium SANA encodes these proteins:
- a CDS encoding FMN-binding glutamate synthase family protein, which translates to MTYSPKLSSGFTFAKNRSSYISPQSGMCSFCTEDCNGTCEIAQSAVLGKRTVYPTTTGTNQIASEKDYPIDYSHFNINGRVFGARGAKEHNETATIFNVNLEQTYGYNHPVKLALPLTLPALIKLNWQDYFSGAAMAGITCFIGEGAIHNDKNAVIENGKAIESPLIKEAIDCFNQYDRGYGQIVLQSNLEDDLLGIPELALKKYKAEAIEIKFGQGAKGTQPVVLIKDLQTALAKQAIGTLVHPDPSDPDVQKAYRDGICPNFYTYGRLPLWTENSIKIRIAELRDMGAKNIYFKMAGYDRKDIERVLRIACAEKVDMVTFDGAGGGSGYSPSKMMNEWCLPTVCLEDAIVRISENLKAEGLPLPALVITGGFASEDQAFKALAYGNGHIKAVGYCRAAMAAAMTGKTIGMQIQTGNIPKQFQAFGSSVEEIFTDLADLRSLYGTEANSFPTGAIGVFSYLNKLAFGIRHFAALNRKFDCSLFNQSDLIPLTRDARDLMTNKWFID; encoded by the coding sequence ATGACTTATTCACCAAAACTAAGCTCAGGATTCACTTTTGCCAAGAACCGTAGTTCGTATATTTCCCCTCAATCGGGAATGTGCTCCTTCTGTACAGAAGATTGTAACGGCACCTGCGAGATTGCACAATCGGCAGTCCTAGGGAAACGAACCGTTTATCCAACTACAACGGGGACCAATCAAATTGCATCAGAAAAGGACTACCCCATCGACTATTCACACTTCAACATCAACGGTCGAGTTTTCGGTGCCCGAGGCGCGAAAGAACACAATGAAACAGCGACAATTTTCAATGTAAACCTTGAGCAGACCTACGGATATAACCATCCCGTAAAATTGGCCTTGCCCCTGACACTGCCAGCGCTAATCAAACTGAATTGGCAAGACTATTTCTCTGGTGCAGCCATGGCCGGTATCACCTGCTTTATCGGTGAAGGTGCCATTCATAACGACAAGAATGCAGTCATTGAAAACGGAAAAGCTATTGAATCCCCTTTGATTAAAGAAGCTATCGATTGCTTCAACCAATACGATCGTGGTTATGGACAAATCGTGTTACAATCCAATTTGGAAGATGATCTTTTAGGCATTCCAGAACTGGCTCTTAAAAAATATAAGGCTGAGGCCATTGAAATAAAATTTGGCCAGGGTGCAAAGGGAACCCAGCCGGTTGTTTTGATCAAAGATCTGCAAACCGCCTTGGCAAAACAAGCCATTGGCACCCTGGTTCATCCAGACCCCAGTGACCCGGACGTGCAAAAAGCCTATCGGGACGGCATATGCCCAAACTTCTATACTTATGGTCGTCTGCCCCTCTGGACAGAGAATTCCATTAAAATAAGAATTGCTGAGCTTCGAGACATGGGCGCTAAAAACATTTACTTTAAAATGGCGGGCTACGATCGCAAGGACATCGAACGCGTCTTGCGAATCGCCTGTGCCGAAAAAGTCGACATGGTTACCTTTGACGGGGCCGGAGGCGGTTCGGGATATAGCCCTTCCAAGATGATGAATGAATGGTGTCTGCCCACGGTTTGTCTAGAAGATGCTATTGTTAGGATTAGCGAAAACTTAAAAGCAGAAGGACTTCCCCTGCCTGCTCTGGTCATCACCGGTGGATTTGCCAGCGAAGACCAGGCTTTCAAAGCCCTTGCCTATGGAAACGGTCATATTAAAGCTGTCGGTTATTGTCGGGCAGCCATGGCAGCTGCTATGACTGGAAAAACCATCGGCATGCAAATTCAAACGGGAAATATTCCCAAACAATTTCAAGCATTTGGTTCCAGTGTCGAAGAAATATTCACAGACCTTGCAGATTTACGCTCCCTATATGGTACAGAAGCCAATTCATTCCCCACCGGTGCCATCGGTGTTTTCTCTTATCTAAACAAGCTGGCCTTTGGTATTCGTCACTTCGCTGCCTTGAACCGCAAATTCGATTGTTCCCTCTTCAATCAAAGCGACCTCATCCCCTTGACCCGGGATGCACGTGATTTAATGACCAATAAATGGTTCATCGATTAA
- a CDS encoding pseudouridine-5'-phosphate glycosidase yields the protein MNKKLMQYIDILPEIQEALDTGKPVVALESTIISHGMEYPLNVECARRCEEIIREEGAIPATIAIIKGRIKVGLSYDELEYFGTEKGIRKVSRRDLAMVVANGKDGATTVAATMIISEMAGISIFATGGIGGVHRKAQDTFDISADLEELSKTSVAVICAGAKSILDIGLTLEVLETKGVPVIGYGSDDFPAFYTRSSGFGVDERMDDPETVAAFLTAKWNLGIKGGVVIANPIPLEAEMDQAYITGEIEKALAQSEIDGIKGKEVTPYLLKHLFGATQGKSLASNLELVYNNSRIGAKIAKAYAK from the coding sequence ATGAATAAAAAACTTATGCAGTATATCGATATCCTTCCAGAAATTCAAGAAGCCCTAGACACTGGAAAACCAGTTGTTGCCCTAGAATCAACTATCATTTCTCATGGGATGGAATATCCTTTAAACGTGGAATGTGCACGTCGTTGTGAAGAAATCATTCGTGAAGAAGGTGCAATTCCAGCAACCATTGCCATAATTAAAGGAAGAATCAAGGTTGGTCTTTCCTACGATGAGCTGGAATACTTCGGCACTGAAAAAGGCATTCGAAAAGTCAGCCGCCGTGATCTTGCCATGGTCGTAGCCAACGGAAAAGATGGAGCAACTACAGTAGCCGCAACCATGATCATCAGCGAAATGGCGGGCATCTCAATCTTCGCCACAGGTGGTATCGGTGGCGTTCATCGCAAGGCACAAGATACCTTTGATATCTCAGCCGACTTGGAAGAATTATCGAAAACAAGTGTTGCAGTGATCTGTGCTGGAGCAAAATCTATCCTCGATATCGGTCTGACCTTAGAAGTTTTAGAAACAAAAGGCGTTCCTGTGATCGGATATGGAAGTGATGATTTTCCAGCATTCTATACACGTTCCAGCGGATTTGGCGTCGACGAACGCATGGATGATCCAGAAACCGTTGCTGCTTTCCTTACAGCTAAATGGAATCTTGGCATCAAGGGTGGTGTCGTGATCGCTAATCCTATCCCTCTTGAAGCTGAAATGGACCAAGCCTATATCACAGGTGAAATCGAAAAAGCCCTGGCTCAATCCGAGATTGATGGAATCAAAGGCAAGGAAGTAACACCCTATCTTTTGAAGCACTTATTTGGTGCGACTCAAGGAAAAAGCTTGGCTTCCAACCTAGAGTTGGTTTACAACAATTCCCGAATTGGTGCAAAAATTGCAAAAGCATATGCGAAATAA
- a CDS encoding CoA-disulfide reductase — protein MAKKVLIVGGVAGGASTAARLRRMDEQAEIIMFERGEFISFANCGLPYYIGGAIEERSALLLQTPEAFKNRFEIEVRVWNEVTDIDREKKEITVKKVQTGETYTENYDVLVLSPGSTPLRPPIPGIDAPNILSLWNIPDTDKIKAFVDEKKPARAAVIGGGFIGIEMAENLHDRGIDVAVVEMADQVMAPVDYDMAQHLHRHIDQKGVRLYLGDGVDHFEQNGEVTNIVLKSGKIVEADLVILSIGIRPNGELAKIAGLETNRRGGIVVDEFMRTADKSVYALGDAVEVIDFNTKEQTMVPLAGPANKQGRIVANNICGWEEPYKGTMGTSIAKVFDMTVASTGLNEKTLWKMGKKVREDYRATIIMPKSHAGYYPGARPMFLKALFDLDGKVLGAQIVGYDGVDKRIDVIATAMKFGASIYDLKELELAYAPPFSSAKDPVNMAGFSAENILRGDMDNILYHEMDDLDMSKTTILDVRTSAERELGFIPDSVNIPVDDLRSRLKELDKGKEVVVYCAVGIRAYIATRILKANGFEVKNYAGGYNHYGCVHCKHEGSLGGNIDCACGNDESVEDSGDSHRPEAADLTQAIKVNAVGLQCPGPLLQMAHRLDEANDGEIFAIHASDPGFPADAKAWCKKTGSQFIKEDMVDKNFVAYIQKGQAKSQIAGQVYNDSTMVVFSEDLDKALAAFIIANGAAAMGRKVTMFFTFWGLNVLRKHDPVPVKKGLIESMFGMMMPRGTQKLGLSKMNMGGMGSAMMKKVMKDKNVNTLDELIAEAKRNGVNMIACTMSMDIMGLTKEELVDGIDYAGVGTYMGAVDSSNHNIFV, from the coding sequence ATGGCGAAAAAAGTTTTAATTGTCGGCGGAGTTGCCGGCGGAGCGAGTACAGCTGCACGACTTCGACGAATGGATGAGCAAGCAGAAATTATTATGTTTGAACGAGGAGAATTTATCTCCTTTGCAAACTGTGGATTGCCTTATTACATCGGGGGTGCAATTGAAGAGCGTTCTGCACTTTTACTGCAAACACCGGAGGCGTTTAAAAATCGTTTTGAAATTGAAGTTCGCGTTTGGAACGAGGTTACAGATATTGACCGTGAGAAAAAAGAAATTACGGTGAAGAAGGTTCAAACTGGCGAGACTTATACAGAAAATTATGACGTTCTTGTTTTATCTCCAGGATCTACGCCGTTGCGTCCGCCAATTCCTGGAATTGACGCCCCAAATATTTTGTCACTTTGGAATATTCCTGATACCGATAAAATAAAAGCGTTTGTAGATGAAAAGAAACCTGCGCGCGCAGCCGTAATCGGTGGCGGATTTATTGGGATTGAAATGGCTGAAAACCTTCATGATCGTGGTATTGATGTAGCGGTTGTTGAAATGGCTGACCAGGTCATGGCCCCAGTGGATTATGACATGGCACAACATCTTCACCGCCATATCGATCAAAAAGGTGTTCGTCTTTACTTGGGTGACGGTGTTGATCATTTCGAGCAAAATGGCGAAGTCACAAATATTGTATTGAAGAGCGGTAAAATTGTGGAAGCGGATTTGGTCATTCTTTCTATTGGCATTCGTCCAAATGGAGAGTTGGCTAAAATTGCTGGCCTTGAAACCAACCGACGCGGTGGAATCGTGGTAGACGAGTTTATGCGCACAGCAGACAAGAGCGTTTACGCCTTAGGTGATGCGGTTGAAGTGATTGACTTTAACACCAAAGAACAAACCATGGTGCCTTTGGCGGGCCCAGCCAACAAGCAGGGACGTATTGTAGCAAACAATATCTGCGGATGGGAAGAGCCGTACAAGGGAACGATGGGAACGTCCATTGCCAAGGTATTTGACATGACCGTTGCATCAACAGGCTTGAATGAAAAGACCTTGTGGAAAATGGGCAAGAAAGTACGGGAAGACTATCGAGCAACAATTATTATGCCAAAATCTCATGCAGGCTACTATCCAGGTGCACGCCCTATGTTTCTAAAAGCACTTTTTGACCTTGATGGTAAGGTATTGGGCGCACAAATCGTTGGCTATGATGGCGTTGACAAACGAATAGATGTCATTGCGACAGCCATGAAATTTGGAGCAAGCATTTATGATTTAAAAGAACTGGAATTGGCTTATGCACCGCCATTCTCTTCTGCAAAAGACCCAGTAAATATGGCTGGTTTCTCGGCAGAAAATATTCTACGTGGCGACATGGACAATATTTTATATCATGAGATGGATGATCTGGATATGTCAAAGACAACCATCTTGGATGTTCGTACTTCTGCAGAACGTGAGCTTGGCTTTATACCTGATTCAGTAAATATTCCTGTGGATGACCTTCGGAGTCGATTGAAAGAGTTGGATAAAGGAAAAGAGGTTGTCGTATATTGCGCCGTAGGTATTCGTGCCTATATTGCAACACGTATTCTGAAAGCCAATGGGTTTGAAGTGAAGAACTATGCTGGTGGATACAATCATTATGGTTGTGTGCATTGCAAGCATGAGGGAAGTCTCGGCGGAAACATTGATTGTGCATGTGGCAATGATGAATCCGTAGAAGACAGCGGGGATTCTCATAGGCCTGAGGCCGCCGATTTAACACAAGCCATTAAAGTAAATGCAGTTGGACTTCAATGTCCGGGACCACTTCTTCAAATGGCACATCGTTTAGATGAAGCCAATGATGGTGAAATTTTTGCAATCCATGCATCGGACCCCGGTTTTCCAGCTGATGCGAAAGCATGGTGCAAGAAAACAGGAAGCCAGTTTATCAAAGAAGATATGGTTGATAAAAACTTTGTTGCCTATATTCAAAAGGGACAAGCCAAGTCACAAATCGCGGGTCAAGTTTATAACGACAGTACCATGGTTGTTTTCTCCGAAGATTTGGACAAGGCATTGGCGGCATTCATTATCGCCAATGGCGCAGCGGCCATGGGCCGAAAAGTCACCATGTTTTTCACCTTCTGGGGATTGAATGTCTTGAGAAAGCACGATCCGGTTCCTGTGAAAAAAGGACTTATCGAGAGCATGTTTGGAATGATGATGCCGCGTGGAACACAAAAGCTTGGATTGTCGAAGATGAACATGGGTGGCATGGGTTCTGCCATGATGAAAAAAGTCATGAAAGACAAGAATGTGAACACCTTGGATGAGTTGATCGCAGAAGCAAAACGCAACGGCGTGAACATGATTGCGTGTACCATGTCCATGGATATCATGGGATTGACGAAAGAAGAGTTGGTGGATGGAATTGATTATGCCGGTGTTGGAACCTACATGGGTGCGGTTGATTCTTCAAACCACAATATCTTTGTATAA
- a CDS encoding IS110 family transposase, translating into MIYVGIDVAKDKHDCFIVNSDGEVIKDVFTFKNNLEGFTQFFSAIPDVPLDKIKVGLEATGHYSINLTNFISNHHLPLVILNPLQTNLFRKAQTLRKSKTDKIDAKLIALMLQTGNFESHTNLSYHLAELKSLTRHKSRIKENLSKYKISLVRMTDIMFPELASVVYSINQTSTYAILRAFPSTQAIASAHLTKLTTLLHHASHGKYGKIKALEIRQAARISIGSESRALSFELIQIVHFIEYYKQEIAQIDKEIKSIMDELESPILSFPGISYGLGSIILAEVGDIRRFSSPAKLLAFAGLEPSTHESGKFVGSNMRMVKRGSPYLRWALLEAARLVAMRDQTFKDYYQKKKAEGKHHYVALSHVAKKLVRVLYHILVNNLTFQPQI; encoded by the coding sequence ATGATTTATGTTGGCATCGATGTTGCCAAAGACAAGCACGATTGCTTTATCGTAAACTCGGATGGTGAAGTTATCAAAGATGTTTTTACTTTCAAGAACAATTTGGAAGGTTTCACGCAGTTTTTCTCTGCGATCCCCGATGTTCCTTTGGACAAAATAAAGGTGGGACTAGAAGCTACTGGTCATTACAGCATTAATCTCACGAATTTCATTAGCAATCATCACCTACCACTAGTAATTCTCAATCCGCTTCAAACCAACCTTTTCAGAAAAGCTCAAACGCTTAGAAAAAGCAAAACGGACAAGATCGATGCTAAACTTATCGCTTTAATGTTGCAAACGGGTAACTTCGAATCCCACACAAATTTATCATATCATCTGGCAGAATTAAAGTCACTCACTCGACATAAATCTAGAATTAAAGAAAATCTCTCCAAGTATAAAATTTCACTGGTACGAATGACAGATATTATGTTTCCAGAACTTGCTTCGGTTGTTTATTCGATCAATCAAACGTCGACCTATGCGATTCTAAGAGCTTTCCCGTCTACACAAGCGATTGCTTCTGCTCACCTTACCAAACTCACAACCCTACTGCATCATGCGTCTCATGGCAAATATGGCAAAATTAAGGCACTTGAAATCCGACAAGCTGCGAGAATATCCATTGGCTCTGAGAGCCGTGCACTCAGCTTTGAACTCATCCAGATCGTGCACTTTATTGAATACTACAAGCAAGAAATTGCTCAGATTGATAAAGAGATCAAATCTATCATGGATGAATTGGAAAGCCCGATCCTGAGCTTCCCAGGTATCTCTTATGGATTGGGATCTATCATCCTAGCTGAGGTTGGCGATATTCGAAGATTCTCTTCTCCAGCTAAGCTGCTAGCCTTTGCTGGTCTGGAGCCCTCCACTCATGAATCAGGAAAATTTGTGGGATCGAACATGAGAATGGTAAAACGCGGGTCACCATATTTGCGATGGGCACTTCTTGAAGCTGCTAGACTCGTTGCTATGAGAGACCAAACTTTTAAAGACTATTATCAGAAAAAGAAAGCTGAAGGTAAGCATCATTATGTTGCTCTGTCTCATGTCGCAAAAAAACTTGTCCGTGTTCTTTACCACATTTTAGTCAATAATCTAACTTTTCAACCTCAAATTTAG
- a CDS encoding DUF1015 domain-containing protein yields MAIVKPFKGLRPAVDKVEEVASLPYDVMNRQEAKEMAKGKDWSFLHVVRPEIDLPDEVDLHDDSAYAKARENLDLFQAEGVLVQDQEPVYYIYRQLMFGRVQTGIVACTSIDEYMNETIKKHEFTRPEKEQDRIRNFDTCDANTAPIFLTYRRHEVIHQATNEWIKFNRPIYQFTSEDDIQHIVWKIDEAEVVAEIQKAFNEVEYLYIADGHHRSASSVKVGMKRREQFPNFTGEEEFNFFMSVIFPDEDLFIMDYNRVVEDLNGASKEEFLKAIEKDFEVQALATDGPYHPKKKHEVGMILDGKWYRLTMKAGSFDAADPVGSLDCAILQDNLLQPILGIEDPRTSNRIQFIGGIRGLEELESRVARDMAVGFAMYPTTIVDLIDVADAGRVMPPKSTWFEPKLRSGLFVHKLGE; encoded by the coding sequence ATGGCAATTGTAAAACCATTTAAAGGGCTTCGTCCCGCAGTAGATAAGGTGGAAGAAGTAGCAAGTTTGCCTTATGATGTAATGAACCGCCAAGAAGCCAAGGAGATGGCAAAAGGTAAAGACTGGTCTTTCCTTCATGTCGTTCGTCCCGAGATTGATTTGCCAGATGAGGTGGATCTACATGATGATTCAGCTTATGCCAAGGCAAGAGAAAATCTTGACTTGTTTCAAGCAGAAGGCGTTTTGGTTCAAGATCAAGAACCGGTTTATTATATCTATCGACAATTGATGTTTGGTCGTGTTCAAACTGGAATTGTGGCATGTACATCCATCGATGAGTATATGAATGAAACTATAAAAAAACATGAATTCACACGACCGGAAAAAGAGCAGGATCGTATTCGTAATTTTGATACCTGTGATGCCAATACGGCACCGATTTTCTTGACCTATCGTCGTCATGAGGTCATTCATCAAGCGACCAATGAGTGGATTAAGTTTAATCGTCCGATTTACCAATTTACTTCAGAAGATGATATTCAACATATCGTGTGGAAAATTGACGAGGCTGAAGTTGTAGCTGAGATCCAAAAGGCATTCAATGAGGTGGAATACTTATATATCGCCGATGGTCATCATCGTTCGGCATCCTCTGTAAAAGTAGGCATGAAGCGTCGGGAACAATTCCCGAACTTCACTGGCGAAGAGGAGTTCAACTTCTTTATGAGTGTTATTTTCCCAGATGAAGATCTATTTATTATGGATTACAACCGAGTGGTGGAAGACTTGAATGGGGCGTCCAAAGAAGAGTTCTTGAAAGCCATTGAGAAGGATTTCGAGGTTCAAGCACTAGCGACTGACGGACCGTATCATCCAAAGAAAAAACACGAAGTGGGCATGATTCTAGATGGCAAGTGGTATCGATTGACCATGAAGGCCGGCAGCTTTGATGCCGCCGATCCGGTGGGAAGCTTGGACTGCGCAATCTTGCAGGATAATCTTTTGCAGCCGATTTTGGGGATCGAAGATCCAAGAACCAGCAATCGCATTCAATTTATTGGCGGGATTCGGGGCTTGGAAGAGTTGGAGAGTCGCGTAGCTAGAGATATGGCTGTAGGCTTTGCCATGTATCCGACAACCATTGTAGACTTGATTGATGTGGCCGACGCAGGACGCGTGATGCCGCCAAAATCAACCTGGTTCGAACCTAAATTACGAAGTGGTTTGTTTGTACACAAACTAGGAGAATAA
- a CDS encoding metalloregulator ArsR/SmtB family transcription factor: MIDITDQNTVVEKAEIIKAISNPVRLCMVRNLIANHGANVSTIQGCLGASQSSVSQHLAKLKSLKIVEARRQGKEMFYYVTSDEVCRIVEILFDENK, from the coding sequence ATGATTGATATCACCGATCAGAACACGGTTGTGGAAAAGGCGGAGATAATCAAAGCAATTTCCAACCCGGTTCGTTTATGCATGGTAAGAAATTTGATTGCCAATCATGGTGCGAATGTCTCGACGATTCAGGGGTGCCTAGGTGCTTCTCAGTCCTCGGTGTCTCAACACTTGGCGAAACTAAAGTCGCTGAAGATAGTTGAAGCGAGACGACAAGGGAAAGAAATGTTCTACTATGTGACAAGTGATGAAGTTTGCCGCATTGTGGAAATCTTATTTGATGAAAATAAATAA
- a CDS encoding PfkB family carbohydrate kinase: protein MTNRERQLLQLIEQNPMIKQKDLAEKLGITRSSVAVHIRNLMLKGYIKGKGYVLDDNIYVAVIGATNFDVQGFSNTEVSCGGFNFGQVKESAGGVGRNITENLIRLGTRVKFVSCIGGDGRSHFIMDHCHKVGISTDDFLIVENGRASTYMAILDEKNHQVHAFADMKILEEMTPEFINSKSQILRNAKIISLDTGFDDGVIDYIFQNYKRKDIYMSPISTDVHQITEHLNQIHTLRINAREAGLILGRELKTRKDIIAGGKELIEKGVRRVYITHAGKGVYFNDSRAKLDGYIKTNMLVSKSISGTADAFMAGIIFGTIKDMKPELLTKFAIAMADSTAKSRESVNPLLTYDFVMDALKETNL, encoded by the coding sequence ATGACTAATCGTGAACGTCAATTGCTTCAACTGATTGAACAGAATCCGATGATCAAGCAGAAGGATCTCGCAGAAAAATTGGGAATTACAAGATCTTCTGTTGCTGTTCATATTCGCAACTTAATGCTTAAGGGCTATATCAAGGGCAAAGGATATGTCCTTGACGACAATATCTACGTTGCTGTGATCGGTGCCACAAACTTTGATGTACAGGGCTTCAGTAATACAGAAGTCAGCTGTGGAGGCTTTAATTTTGGCCAAGTCAAAGAATCTGCCGGCGGTGTTGGCCGTAATATCACCGAGAACCTCATTCGCCTCGGTACCCGAGTCAAATTTGTTTCTTGCATTGGCGGAGACGGGCGGAGCCATTTTATCATGGATCATTGTCACAAAGTGGGTATCTCCACCGATGATTTCTTGATCGTAGAAAATGGACGTGCTTCCACCTATATGGCGATTCTAGATGAAAAGAATCACCAAGTACACGCATTTGCCGATATGAAGATTTTGGAAGAAATGACTCCAGAATTTATTAATTCAAAATCACAGATCCTTCGAAATGCAAAAATCATTTCATTGGATACCGGATTTGATGACGGTGTGATCGACTACATCTTCCAAAATTACAAGCGAAAAGACATTTATATGTCACCAATCTCTACAGATGTTCATCAAATTACTGAACATTTAAATCAAATTCATACCCTTCGCATCAATGCACGAGAAGCTGGATTGATTCTAGGTCGTGAACTGAAGACAAGAAAAGACATTATTGCCGGCGGTAAAGAACTAATTGAAAAAGGCGTTCGCCGCGTATATATCACCCATGCAGGCAAAGGCGTTTACTTTAACGACAGCCGCGCAAAATTGGATGGATATATCAAAACAAATATGCTGGTTTCCAAAAGCATCAGCGGAACTGCCGATGCCTTTATGGCAGGAATCATCTTTGGAACAATAAAAGATATGAAACCTGAGTTGTTAACGAAATTCGCCATTGCGATGGCTGACTCAACAGCAAAATCACGTGAATCCGTTAACCCACTTCTCACCTATGATTTCGTCATGGATGCGTTGAAGGAAACAAACCTATAA
- a CDS encoding GNAT family N-acetyltransferase, producing MDFITIDTINLDQEHLCCALADKKHQIGVAEKKKWLADRVQEGHIFRKLNVRGKVFIEYAPLETAWTPIVGENYLYIYCLWVSGKFKGQGYAKELLRQCIEDAKSQNKSGICILSSKKKKPFLSDKKFLIKQGFFVADTADPDYELLALSFDGSRPRITKRAKEQKIDSQNLTIFFSPQCPCIPNCIKQIENYCSKHHIPLDLIPIDSLEKAKKMPSIFNNWAVFYKGTFQTVHLLNENYLKKLLASFES from the coding sequence TTGGATTTTATAACGATAGACACAATTAATTTGGACCAGGAACATCTTTGTTGCGCACTTGCTGACAAAAAGCATCAAATAGGTGTAGCAGAGAAGAAAAAATGGCTTGCAGACCGAGTCCAAGAAGGCCATATCTTTCGAAAACTGAATGTACGTGGAAAGGTATTTATTGAATATGCTCCCCTAGAAACAGCCTGGACCCCAATTGTCGGAGAGAATTATTTGTATATTTACTGCCTCTGGGTCTCTGGAAAGTTCAAAGGACAAGGATATGCAAAAGAACTCCTCCGCCAATGCATCGAAGATGCAAAATCGCAAAACAAATCTGGCATCTGTATTCTCAGTTCAAAGAAAAAGAAGCCATTTTTATCGGATAAAAAATTTTTGATCAAACAAGGGTTTTTTGTTGCTGACACTGCAGATCCAGATTACGAACTCCTTGCTCTGTCTTTCGATGGTTCACGACCTCGAATCACAAAGAGAGCAAAAGAACAAAAAATCGACAGTCAAAACTTGACCATTTTTTTTAGTCCTCAATGTCCCTGTATCCCAAATTGCATCAAACAGATCGAAAACTACTGCAGCAAACACCATATCCCCTTGGATTTAATTCCAATCGATTCCTTGGAAAAAGCCAAAAAGATGCCTAGCATCTTTAATAATTGGGCAGTATTCTATAAAGGAACTTTCCAAACCGTGCACCTTTTGAATGAAAACTATTTAAAGAAACTCTTAGCAAGCTTTGAATCATAA
- a CDS encoding D-2-hydroxyacid dehydrogenase, translated as MAKILVTDGMDKAGIGTLKALGHTVDEQFYELDALKEIIGDYDCIVVRSATKVREALIDIAAKGKLKLIIRGGVGVDNIDVQYAESKGIKVRNTPKASSASVAELAIGHMFSLARHLYISNVTMRNGEWNKKQYKGIELAGKTLGLIGSGRIGLETAKRADALGMKVVYINHKNHEVDGPWTMVTKDELLGRSDFVSLHMPFIKEEGPAIGEAEFAKMKDGVYLVNCARGGVVDEAALLAALDSGKVAAAAVDVYEVEPTKNEALYSHPKVSMTPHIGASTSEAQKRIGEEIVDLVKEVL; from the coding sequence ATGGCAAAGATCTTAGTAACGGATGGCATGGACAAAGCGGGTATTGGAACGCTAAAAGCCCTAGGCCATACTGTAGATGAACAATTTTATGAGTTGGATGCGCTAAAAGAGATCATTGGTGATTACGATTGTATTGTTGTTCGATCTGCGACAAAAGTGCGTGAGGCTTTAATTGATATTGCAGCAAAAGGCAAGTTGAAATTAATCATTCGTGGTGGTGTTGGTGTCGATAATATCGACGTACAATACGCAGAGAGCAAAGGCATTAAGGTTCGCAACACGCCTAAAGCCTCCAGTGCATCTGTTGCGGAATTGGCTATCGGCCATATGTTCAGTTTGGCTCGTCATCTGTATATTTCTAATGTAACCATGAGAAACGGCGAGTGGAACAAGAAACAATACAAGGGAATCGAATTGGCTGGCAAGACATTGGGTTTGATTGGTTCTGGTCGTATTGGGTTGGAAACTGCCAAGCGTGCGGATGCTTTGGGTATGAAAGTCGTTTATATCAACCATAAGAATCATGAGGTTGATGGCCCGTGGACCATGGTGACCAAGGATGAATTGCTGGGACGATCTGATTTTGTCTCTTTGCATATGCCATTTATCAAAGAAGAAGGTCCTGCAATTGGGGAAGCTGAATTTGCGAAAATGAAAGACGGCGTCTATCTAGTGAACTGTGCCCGCGGCGGCGTTGTAGACGAGGCGGCTTTGCTGGCAGCTTTGGATTCCGGCAAGGTAGCGGCAGCGGCGGTTGACGTATATGAAGTGGAACCAACAAAGAACGAGGCGCTTTATTCTCATCCAAAAGTATCCATGACACCACATATCGGTGCATCTACTTCTGAAGCGCAAAAGCGTATTGGTGAAGAGATTGTGGACCTTGTAAAAGAAGTTCTATAA